One segment of Candidatus Eremiobacterota bacterium DNA contains the following:
- a CDS encoding S4 domain-containing protein yields MRTVHIFRDEAPGDSVWIVRLLVAAGMADSKREARQLISRGMVKVDGQKVTSSSLEVEIGKGVVVERYPDEGVLMLFEEGVP; encoded by the coding sequence ATGCGTACTGTCCATATCTTCAGAGATGAAGCCCCTGGCGATTCGGTATGGATCGTGAGGCTTCTTGTCGCCGCCGGAATGGCGGACAGCAAGAGAGAGGCCCGCCAGCTCATCTCCAGGGGCATGGTCAAAGTGGACGGGCAGAAGGTCACTTCCTCCTCTCTCGAGGTGGAGATTGGGAAGGGAGTCGTGGTGGAAAGGTATCCCGATGAAGGAGTCCTGATGCTTTTCGAGGAGGGTGTGCCATGA
- a CDS encoding tetratricopeptide repeat protein, which yields MKRLLYGGVLFLFVLFAGAKKILDYDIFGHIAAGKALTEFGFMDRDIFTFTFQGKPWANIYWLFQIAAYHVHSLAGFTGIVIAKILGAGLLMLFLYLACKNRVGGRDRELWPVFLPLLLLGFLVVSLRVVERPHLVGLVLVAFYLYVLGLPPGRLFRRALLCIPFLQVLWVNMHGSFIEGPLLVAVFLIEEYGGEARNALGSGTPLREALVSPLRRGTRAFSLLILFIVVALVNFISPLWQWTYGIIGLFRAEEVISLGRIAEWIPYTLSIDASDMGLSFFRRRENLVLLFTLLWVIGASARPGRLRLSDMLLFIAGFSAFIMHSRFVSDFALFLTPSLVVCWCSCYEGHTRAARTLLAAFLIAGTFLFSFFWARSAIASRDLGFTVKKSRFSYGAVQFMEAHRLGGNIFNLYSQGYFLEYALYPRVKVFIDGRPVILFNPAFFFIYGMAVAGEKFSLIEKSYPFDMVLIDRDSPLFRKLIAGSDWKLVYVESAGGLFIKSSSPLRDVRNYRINWISGEVLNMAPRDRSEQIRLIEELLACYQENGHLLYMLSQLYWQQKDTGKALALLDRMREADPDDVRGYIRKADYLMALGRNNEASKLLAAALWIFPDHPLLLLRQSACYAREERYGAAYRLMATYMSLYRDVPSVEAYTSMGMLSIRARHDGKKAIEYFTIALYHAGSPDEEVQALFNLASAYDYCALYNDEIKIYAEILTTRPRNAEAMMRLGDALVAKGEREKGIETYMAVCRSADAKWAPRAEEALRRMGISVEREKRGGGSPP from the coding sequence ATGAAACGCCTCCTTTACGGGGGAGTGCTTTTTCTTTTTGTGCTTTTTGCAGGGGCGAAGAAGATCCTGGACTATGATATCTTCGGCCATATCGCCGCCGGGAAGGCTCTCACGGAGTTCGGCTTCATGGACAGGGACATTTTCACCTTCACCTTCCAGGGGAAGCCCTGGGCCAATATTTACTGGCTTTTCCAGATCGCGGCGTACCATGTGCACTCGCTGGCCGGCTTCACCGGTATCGTCATCGCCAAGATTCTTGGCGCCGGTCTTCTGATGCTCTTTCTCTACCTCGCCTGCAAAAACAGGGTCGGCGGCAGGGACAGGGAGCTCTGGCCCGTGTTTCTCCCTCTTCTTCTGCTGGGATTCCTTGTCGTGTCGCTCCGCGTGGTGGAAAGGCCTCACCTGGTCGGCCTGGTCCTTGTGGCTTTTTATCTTTATGTGCTTGGCCTCCCTCCGGGAAGGCTCTTTCGCAGGGCTCTTCTTTGTATCCCCTTTCTCCAGGTGCTCTGGGTGAACATGCATGGATCCTTTATTGAAGGGCCCTTGCTCGTGGCGGTTTTTCTCATCGAGGAATACGGGGGAGAGGCGCGCAATGCCCTGGGAAGCGGCACTCCCTTAAGGGAGGCCCTTGTGAGCCCTCTCAGGAGGGGAACGAGGGCTTTCAGCCTTCTCATACTTTTCATAGTGGTGGCTCTGGTGAACTTCATCTCCCCCCTGTGGCAGTGGACCTATGGGATAATCGGCCTTTTCCGCGCCGAGGAGGTGATTTCCCTGGGCAGGATTGCCGAGTGGATTCCTTATACCCTGAGCATTGATGCCTCCGACATGGGCCTCTCGTTTTTCAGGCGAAGGGAGAACCTTGTGCTTTTATTCACGCTCCTCTGGGTCATCGGCGCCTCCGCCCGCCCCGGGAGGCTGAGGCTTTCCGACATGCTTCTTTTCATTGCCGGCTTTTCCGCTTTCATCATGCACAGCCGCTTCGTCAGTGATTTTGCCCTCTTTCTCACGCCTTCCCTTGTGGTGTGCTGGTGCTCCTGTTATGAAGGCCACACGAGGGCGGCAAGGACGCTGCTGGCGGCCTTTCTTATTGCAGGTACCTTCCTTTTCTCTTTCTTCTGGGCGCGAAGCGCCATTGCCAGCAGGGATCTCGGCTTCACCGTAAAGAAATCACGCTTCTCTTACGGTGCAGTGCAATTCATGGAGGCGCACCGCCTCGGGGGGAATATATTCAACCTTTACAGCCAGGGCTATTTTCTTGAATATGCCCTTTATCCCCGGGTGAAGGTTTTCATCGACGGGAGGCCGGTCATACTTTTCAACCCCGCCTTCTTCTTCATCTACGGCATGGCCGTGGCCGGCGAGAAATTTTCCCTGATAGAAAAGAGCTATCCCTTTGATATGGTCCTCATCGACAGGGATTCCCCTCTCTTTCGGAAGCTCATCGCGGGGAGCGACTGGAAGCTTGTTTATGTGGAGTCAGCGGGAGGCCTTTTCATCAAGAGTTCTTCTCCCCTCAGGGATGTGAGGAATTACCGGATCAACTGGATAAGCGGCGAGGTGCTCAATATGGCGCCCCGGGACCGGAGCGAGCAGATAAGGCTCATTGAGGAGCTCCTTGCCTGTTATCAGGAAAACGGCCACCTGCTTTACATGCTTTCCCAGCTCTATTGGCAGCAAAAGGACACGGGGAAAGCCCTTGCCCTCCTGGACAGGATGCGGGAGGCCGATCCCGATGATGTAAGGGGGTACATAAGAAAGGCTGATTATCTCATGGCTCTCGGGAGAAACAATGAGGCATCAAAGCTTCTTGCGGCTGCCCTGTGGATTTTCCCCGATCATCCGTTGCTTCTCCTCAGGCAGAGCGCATGCTATGCCCGGGAGGAGCGTTATGGGGCAGCGTACAGGCTCATGGCCACCTACATGAGCCTGTACCGTGACGTGCCCAGTGTCGAAGCCTATACTTCCATGGGGATGCTCTCCATCAGGGCCCGCCATGACGGGAAGAAAGCCATTGAATATTTTACCATTGCCCTTTACCATGCGGGGAGCCCCGACGAAGAAGTGCAGGCTCTCTTCAACCTTGCATCGGCCTACGATTACTGCGCTCTCTACAATGATGAGATAAAGATCTATGCAGAGATCCTTACGACGCGCCCCCGCAATGCCGAGGCCATGATGAGGCTCGGCGACGCCCTTGTGGCAAAGGGCGAGAGGGAAAAAGGGATTGAGACCTATATGGCGGTTTGCAGGAGCGCCGACGCAAAGTGGGCGCCGCGGGCGGAAGAGGCTTTAAGGCGGATGGGGATTTCGGTCGAGAGGGAAAAGCGCGGCGGGGGAAGCCCGCCATAA